From the Cyanobacteria bacterium GSL.Bin1 genome, one window contains:
- a CDS encoding rhodanese-like domain-containing protein — protein sequence MLKRLIIIGFSCFLWLGISSPLLPQISPQNNAMAATISSEVETAVDDFLSNIPSGYYTVKEVDEIENLVKKKDAQLIDVREPLEYASGHILNAINIPLRNLAKQQDKIATDRPVILYCTVGYRTAIGLATLHLLGYDNVLGYPPSVKGWKAAGKSLEY from the coding sequence ATGTTAAAGCGTTTAATAATAATCGGTTTCAGTTGTTTCCTCTGGCTGGGAATTAGCAGTCCTTTGCTGCCCCAGATCAGTCCTCAAAATAATGCAATGGCAGCAACAATTTCCTCAGAAGTTGAAACAGCAGTGGATGATTTTTTAAGTAATATTCCGAGCGGATATTATACCGTTAAAGAAGTCGATGAAATTGAAAATCTGGTGAAGAAAAAAGATGCGCAACTGATTGATGTCCGCGAACCTTTAGAGTATGCCAGTGGACATATTCTCAATGCCATTAATATTCCGCTACGAAACTTAGCCAAACAGCAAGATAAAATTGCCACTGACCGACCCGTAATTTTATATTGCACGGTTGGTTATCGCACCGCAATTGGGCTGGCAACGCTCCATTTATTAGGTTATGACAATGTATTAGGCTATCCCCCCAGCGTAAAAGGCTGGAAAGCAGCAGGAAAATCATTAGAATATTAA